In Anaerolineales bacterium, one DNA window encodes the following:
- a CDS encoding two-component regulator propeller domain-containing protein: protein MKKPSPKLLLILFAYVLATCTARSHQDPPPAPSIPASNPSQPSSPPNFNRSIRFEHISLEQGLSQSVVNVIFQDSKGFLWVGTEDGLNRYDGYNFKVYKPETDNDNSLSNRWITSIAEDQDGFLWIGTRQGGLNRFDPRSGLFTIFKHDPADKNSLSNNRINALLVDSTNTLWVGTDSDLDHFDPANENFVHYLGNEDGLRNPVTAIYQASTGFLWFGIRDNGLYQFDENTNSIRAFIASKNPNSLSDNNVTAIEEDLDGNLWIATQNGLNRFKPTTQTFARYMQSTDSPASISSNTITHLHMDHNGVLWVATNNGLDVYNALLDQFIHYRHEPANPNSVSNNLILSVFEDFGNVMWIGTNGGGLNKYNRRQDAFAYYRGDPSNPTSLSGNLISAIFTEPNSTVWIGTLDSGLNRFTPSSGEFKQFRHDPLNPESLSSDQIHSILVDRHGVLWVGTDNALNLFNPATGIAQHYVPNDENAGPPGLPIYAIYEDRRGDLWIGSSDGMGKFNPRTETFTHYRHNPQDPNSLGGSHVVAIEEDLQGNLWIGTMDGGLNRFNIETKTFTRYQSRRGDPKSISNDSVLSIYESKNGIVWVGTAGGGLSRYDFMSDSFTSFTEKDGLPNNVINGILEDRENNLWLSTNYGLSRFNPYTGEFRNYTVNDGLQSNEFNSNAYALSPYGEMYFGGINGINIFDPLAISTDSYIPPIVLTSLTQNGDPIPIKVRVEALEELTLQWPNNSFEFEFAALSYSQPGKNQYAYMLENFDNSWNNIGTKHSSRYTNLPGGVYTLKLRGSNSDGIWNEEGLSIKITVTPPLWQTWWFRILSVLLFGAIIAAGYRWRVKSIEHRTRQLEGLVQNRTADLEKRTSEIEALYQADEKILRSITLNQVFQTLVDVSISMLKADRSVIFIWNEERQKILPHVSRGFQPDTLKALIFDYGEGRVGQAMKTGTAVIVSNLKVSTLRSDVQTVIRNEGIQSFAHFPIVVDGKVVAIFNVAYISPNELNEDSVRLFTALVNRASLSIANMGLFEQTKDLAVMAERNRLARDLHDSAKQKAFAALAQLGTANGIITTKPEEVKPHLSEAETLIYEVIQELTFLIQEIYPIALQEKGLPATLREYIFEWENRNDATVKITVQNEHKLPLDVEQAVYRFVQEGLANVSRHSKASQVDISLVYNPDSLQVVIADDGHGFDIEVKAKGMGFRSMRERISSIRGTVQIQSAPGQGTRLIVQIPLKG from the coding sequence ATGAAAAAGCCGAGTCCAAAATTACTCCTAATTCTCTTTGCATATGTGCTTGCCACCTGCACGGCCAGATCACATCAAGACCCTCCCCCCGCTCCTTCAATCCCCGCCTCCAACCCTTCCCAACCATCATCCCCCCCCAATTTCAACCGCTCCATTCGCTTCGAACATATCAGTCTCGAACAGGGACTATCGCAAAGTGTGGTCAATGTCATCTTTCAAGACAGCAAGGGGTTCCTGTGGGTCGGTACAGAAGACGGTTTAAACCGGTATGACGGATACAATTTCAAGGTCTATAAACCTGAAACGGATAATGACAACAGTCTCAGCAACCGCTGGATCACCTCCATCGCGGAGGATCAGGATGGATTCCTCTGGATTGGAACCCGTCAGGGCGGACTTAATCGCTTCGACCCGCGCTCGGGCCTGTTCACCATCTTCAAGCATGACCCCGCCGATAAAAACTCCCTGAGCAACAACCGCATCAATGCCCTCCTCGTGGACAGTACCAACACCCTCTGGGTTGGCACAGACTCAGACCTCGATCACTTTGACCCCGCAAATGAAAACTTCGTCCATTACCTTGGCAACGAAGACGGATTAAGAAACCCTGTCACCGCCATCTACCAGGCGTCAACGGGCTTTCTCTGGTTCGGTATCCGTGATAACGGCTTATATCAGTTCGATGAAAACACCAACTCGATCAGGGCATTCATCGCAAGTAAAAACCCAAACAGCCTGAGTGACAATAACGTAACGGCTATAGAGGAAGATCTGGACGGAAACCTGTGGATCGCCACCCAAAATGGACTAAACCGCTTTAAACCAACCACACAAACATTTGCCCGGTATATGCAGAGCACCGACAGCCCTGCAAGTATTTCAAGCAATACCATTACCCATCTGCACATGGATCATAACGGCGTTCTATGGGTCGCCACAAACAATGGACTGGATGTTTACAACGCACTGCTCGATCAATTTATTCACTATCGTCATGAGCCCGCCAACCCGAACAGTGTCAGCAATAACCTCATCCTGTCTGTGTTTGAAGATTTTGGCAATGTGATGTGGATAGGCACGAATGGCGGCGGCTTGAACAAATACAACCGCCGGCAGGATGCATTTGCATACTATCGCGGCGACCCGTCCAATCCAACCAGTTTAAGCGGAAACCTGATCTCCGCAATTTTCACAGAACCCAACAGCACCGTGTGGATTGGCACTCTTGACAGTGGCCTCAACCGCTTTACCCCCTCATCCGGCGAATTCAAACAATTCCGCCACGATCCTCTGAACCCTGAAAGCCTGAGCAGCGACCAGATCCATTCCATCCTTGTGGATCGTCATGGCGTACTTTGGGTCGGCACGGACAATGCGTTAAATTTATTCAATCCCGCTACGGGAATAGCCCAACACTATGTTCCAAACGATGAGAATGCCGGCCCACCCGGATTGCCAATATATGCCATTTATGAAGACCGCAGAGGAGACCTCTGGATTGGGTCAAGCGACGGGATGGGTAAATTCAACCCGCGTACAGAGACCTTCACCCACTATCGGCATAATCCTCAAGACCCAAACAGTTTGGGCGGCTCACATGTTGTCGCCATTGAAGAAGACCTGCAGGGCAATCTGTGGATCGGCACGATGGATGGCGGTTTGAACCGCTTTAACATCGAGACCAAAACCTTTACCCGCTATCAAAGCCGCCGCGGCGACCCCAAAAGCATCAGCAATGACTCCGTCCTCTCCATCTATGAAAGCAAAAACGGCATCGTATGGGTCGGCACAGCAGGCGGCGGATTGAGCCGATACGATTTTATGAGCGACTCATTTACATCTTTCACCGAGAAGGACGGCCTTCCCAATAACGTCATTAACGGGATCCTAGAAGACCGTGAAAACAATCTATGGCTGAGCACCAATTATGGACTGTCACGTTTCAATCCTTATACAGGCGAATTCCGCAACTACACGGTCAACGACGGACTGCAAAGCAACGAGTTCAATTCCAATGCGTATGCACTGTCGCCCTATGGTGAAATGTACTTTGGAGGGATTAATGGAATAAACATATTCGACCCGCTTGCCATTTCAACCGATTCCTACATCCCGCCCATCGTATTGACATCCCTCACACAGAACGGGGATCCCATCCCCATCAAGGTACGGGTGGAAGCCCTGGAAGAGCTTACGTTGCAATGGCCTAACAATTCATTTGAGTTTGAATTTGCCGCACTTTCCTACAGCCAGCCCGGCAAGAACCAATATGCCTATATGCTGGAAAATTTTGACAACAGCTGGAACAATATCGGCACAAAACACAGCAGCCGATACACCAATCTTCCCGGCGGTGTTTATACATTGAAACTACGCGGTTCAAACAGCGATGGTATCTGGAATGAAGAGGGGCTTTCCATAAAAATAACTGTCACCCCGCCGCTTTGGCAAACCTGGTGGTTCCGTATTTTATCAGTGCTGCTGTTTGGTGCCATCATCGCGGCAGGATATCGCTGGCGGGTTAAAAGTATTGAACACCGTACCCGCCAACTCGAAGGCCTTGTGCAAAACCGCACAGCGGATCTGGAAAAACGTACAAGTGAAATAGAGGCCCTCTACCAGGCGGACGAGAAAATCCTGAGGAGCATCACGTTAAATCAGGTATTCCAAACGCTTGTGGATGTATCCATCTCCATGCTCAAGGCAGACCGGAGTGTGATCTTTATCTGGAATGAAGAACGGCAGAAAATATTGCCGCACGTCAGCCGCGGCTTTCAACCGGACACATTGAAAGCCCTCATTTTTGATTATGGCGAGGGGAGAGTTGGCCAGGCCATGAAAACCGGCACAGCCGTGATCGTGTCAAATCTGAAAGTGAGCACCCTGCGCAGTGATGTTCAAACCGTAATTCGCAACGAAGGCATACAATCCTTTGCCCACTTCCCCATTGTTGTGGATGGAAAAGTAGTGGCGATATTCAACGTCGCCTACATCAGCCCCAATGAGTTGAACGAGGATTCGGTCCGGCTTTTCACTGCACTGGTCAATCGCGCTTCCCTATCCATTGCAAACATGGGACTATTCGAACAGACAAAGGACCTGGCTGTGATGGCGGAACGCAACCGCCTCGCACGGGACCTGCATGACAGTGCCAAACAAAAAGCATTCGCCGCACTCGCACAGTTGGGAACGGCAAACGGGATCATCACGACAAAACCAGAGGAGGTCAAACCTCATCTAAGCGAAGCTGAGACGCTTATCTACGAAGTGATACAGGAACTGACCTTTCTCATCCAGGAGATTTACCCGATTGCCCTGCAGGAAAAGGGACTGCCTGCCACCTTGCGGGAATATATCTTCGAGTGGGAAAATCGCAACGACGCAACGGTCAAGATCACGGTCCAGAATGAACACAAACTTCCGCTCGACGTGGAGCAGGCTGTTTATCGTTTTGTCCAGGAAGGGCTTGCCAATGTCTCACGTCACAGCAAAGCCAGCCAGGTGGATATCTCCCTGGTTTATAATCCAGACTCTCTGCAAGTGGTGATCGCCGATGATGGTCACGGATTTGATATTGAGGTAAAAGCAAAAGGCATGGGATTCCGCTCCATGCGCGAGCGGATCAGCAGCATTCGCGGAACGGTTCAAATTCAAAGCGCACCCGGACAGGGAACACGCTTGATCGTACAAATTCCTCTCAAAGGTTAA
- a CDS encoding response regulator transcription factor gives MKHHRTSILIADDHEVVRNGIRSYLETIPDFQVVGEACSGEETLSMVAELIPDIVLLDLIMPGMDGIETTRRVKQVSPRSQVVVLTSYHEDVHIFPALKAGAISYILKDMKMEKLVEALHRAVQGEVTLHPLVAARVLQNIRGEGSEQPLFTELTERETDVLKLIASGLTNSQIAEKLVISENTVKGHVSNILSKLHLADRTQVAVYAWQQGIVNRNNTGKD, from the coding sequence ATGAAACATCACCGTACAAGCATCTTGATCGCAGATGACCACGAAGTGGTACGCAATGGAATCCGTTCCTATCTTGAAACTATTCCAGATTTTCAGGTGGTGGGGGAGGCATGTTCCGGGGAGGAAACGCTGAGCATGGTTGCTGAACTGATCCCCGATATTGTCCTGCTTGACTTGATCATGCCCGGCATGGACGGTATCGAGACCACACGCCGCGTAAAACAGGTCAGCCCGCGCTCACAAGTGGTGGTGCTTACTTCCTATCATGAAGACGTCCATATTTTTCCGGCACTTAAAGCAGGCGCGATCTCATACATCTTAAAAGACATGAAAATGGAAAAATTAGTGGAGGCCTTGCACCGCGCCGTTCAGGGCGAGGTGACCCTGCACCCGCTTGTGGCCGCGCGCGTTTTGCAAAATATTCGCGGTGAAGGCAGTGAACAGCCGTTATTCACCGAACTGACCGAACGCGAAACAGATGTGCTGAAACTGATCGCAAGCGGCCTGACCAACAGTCAGATCGCTGAAAAGCTTGTCATCAGTGAAAACACAGTGAAGGGGCACGTCAGCAATATCCTCAGCAAACTGCATCTTGCTGACCGTACGCAAGTGGCTGTCTATGCCTGGCAACAGGGCATTGTCAACAGGAACAACACTGGAAAGGATTAG